The following DNA comes from Chryseobacterium gallinarum.
AACTGATACATTGTTACATTACTTTTTTAACTATGAATATTGGAATTATTGGGGCAGGAACTATGGGCGTAGGAATTGCCCAGGTGGCTGCAACAGCAGGATGTAAGGTCGTTTTATTCGACGCTAATGCTCCGCAAATAGATAAAGCTCTTTCAGGCTTGGAGAAAACCCTTCAAAAATTAGCTGAAAAAGGGAAAATATCCCAGGAAAAAGCAACAGAAATCAGAAGTAATATTGCTAAAGGTGAAGTATTGCAGGATTTAAAAGGCTCTGATTTAGTCATTGAAGCAATTATTGAAAATAAAGATATTAAAACCAAAGTTTTTACAGAACTTGAAACTTATGTTTCTGAAGACTGTATTATCGGTTCCAATACTTCATCCATTTCTATCACCTCCCTCGGAGCAGAATTAAAGAATCCGGAGCGTTTCATCGGAATTCATTTCTTTAACCCGGCTCCATTGATGCCTTTAGTGGAAATTATTCCATCCTTATTAACAGAAAAAACTTTAGCAGAAAAAATGTATAACCTCATGAAAGAATGGGGGAAAATGCCTGTCATTGCTAAAGATATTCCAGGATTCATCGTCAATAGAATTGCCCGTCCCTACTATGGTGAAGCATTAAGAATTGTGGAAGAAAATATTGCAACACCCCAACAGGTGGATGAGGCGATGAAAACATTAGGAAACTTTAAAATGGGGCCTTTTGAATTAATGGATTTAATAGGGGTAGATGTCAATTTTGCCGTAACAACTACGGTATATAAAGATTACTTCTATGACCCAAAATATAAACCTTCCTTATTGCAACAAAGAATGTCTGAAGCAAAACTTCATGGCAGAAAAACAGGGAAAGGTTTCTACGACTACAGTGAAGGAGCGGAAAAACCGGTTGCTCAGAAAGATGATGCATTATATGAGCAGATCTTTTTAAGAATTATATCAATGCTGATCAACGAAGCCGTTGAAGCCAAAAGACTAGGAGTTGCCAATGATGAAGACATCGAACTTGCGATGCAGAAAGGAGTCAACTATCCGAAAGGCTTATTAAGCTGGGGAAAAGAAATCGGGTATGCAAAAATCTCCGGGACCCTCCAAAACCTTTATGAAGAATATCAGGAAGAAAGATACAGACAAAGTCCTTTGCTTCGTAAATTATAATAAAATGTACCAATGTATCGGTTTACCAATATAACAATGCTGGGTTTACGAGAGCATTTATTGGTAAACTGGTAAACTGGTAAATTGTTACATTAAAATGAATATAGATGAATTCAGAGCTGAATTAGAAGTAAGACTTTTAATTGAGAAAGAGTATTTAATCCGGGAAGCTGTCACCATGAGAAGTCAGGAAAGGCTTGAGCTGTTAGGACAGTTTAATGAGAAATAGAAAGCTGATCAAAAGATTAGCAGATGAAAGTGGGATTGATTTATATGCTCCTTTTGATAACAGCACTGAAAATTCAGATAAAAAATTTTCATATGAACAGATAATCCTTGGTAAAACAATGAGCATTTATGACAAGTTATCTGATGAGCTGTATGAAGAAATAACAAACATATAACAGAAATGAATCCGAGACAAATAGCAGATTATATGTTCAATCAGGATTATTTTTCCCAATGGATGAATATTAAAATGATTGAGGTAAAAGAAAACTATTGTTTAATAGAAATGCCTATTAAAAAAGAAATGCTGAACGGGCTTAAAACCGTTCATGGCGGTGTTACATTTGCTTTTGCAGATTCTGCATTGGCATTTTCATCCAATAATACGGGAGATGCTGCAGTGGCGTTAAACTGTATCATCAATTTTACCAAAGCAGGAAAAGAAGGAGATATTTTCAGAGCCGAAAGTGTTTTGGAGAACGATACGAGAAAAACAGCAGTTTACGATATTAAAATAACCAATCAAAATAATGAACTGGTTGCAAAATTTGTCGGAACAGTTTACAAAATCGGGAAAAAAGTAACCGAATTATAAAACCAGAACCAAGCGCCAGACTAAAAGAATGAGAAAAATAGTTGCACTGCTTTTCGGGATTTCAACCCTTCTGATAAATGCCCAGCAGAAAGTAAACGAAGTATTGAAGAAAGATCTTGATGACATCATGAAGGTGGACCAGGGATACAGAATGCTTTTTGACTCCGAAATAACCCCGGAGAAAAAAGAACAGCTGTTGAAGGATCTCAATATTGATAAGGAGGAGTTTAAAAAGAAAAGTTGGCAATTGGTTGCAGAACATGATAGTCTAAACATGCAGAGAATTGAAAGTATTATTGCCCAATATGGCTATCCCGGAAAAACGCTTGTAGGGGAACCTACGAATAAGGCTGCCTGGTATGTAATCCAGCATTCAACGAAAATCGGAAAATATCTGCCTCTCATTAAGGAAGCTGGAAAAAAGAAAGAAATTCCTTTTACATGGGTTGCCATGATGGAAGACCGATATCTGATGCAGAAAGATAAAGAACAGATTTATGGAACACAGGGAAAAGGTGAAATAACAAAAGATCAGGACGGAAAGCAAGTTTTTGTCAATTTTGTATGGCCCGTAAAAGATCCCAAAAATGTTAATAAGAGAAGAAAAGAAGCAGGCTTCGATTCTACTATTGAAGAAAGTGCCAAAAGGATGTTCGGAAAGGACTTCAAGTACGTGCCTTATACTTTAAAACAAGCTTTAGAACTACGAAATATAAACAAATAATCTAGTATTGTTACACTGTTACATTGCTAAATTGTTACACTAAAATAATTATGAACAACGTATACATCATAGACTATGTCAGAACTCCCATTTCAAAACTACAGGGAGGATTATCAGAAGTAAGGGCAGATGATTTGGCGGCTATTGTTATCAAAGAAGTGGTAGCAAGAAACCCTGAAATCCCTGTTGAGGAAATTGAAGATGTGATCTTTGGCTGTGCTAATCAGGCTGGTGAAGATAACAGGAACGTAGCAAGAATGGGGCTTTTATTGGCAGGACTCCCTTATAAAATAGGGGGCGAGACGGTAAACAGGCTTTGTGCATCAGGAATGTCTGCAGTAGCAAACGCATTCCGCTCCATTGCTGCCGGAGAAGGTGAAATTTATATTGCCGGAGGAGTAGAACATATGACGCGGTCTCCATACGTAATGTCTAAACCAAGTGTTGCTTTTGGAAGAGACAGCCAGATGTATGATACCACTTTCGGATGGCGTTTTATTAACCCAAAAATGAAAGAAATGTATGGTGTTGACGGAATGGGTGAAACCGCAGAAAACTTAGCAGATATTCATCAGATCAACAGGGAAGATCAGGATAAGTTTGCCCTTTGGTCTCAGCAGAAAGCTACCAGGGCTCAGGAAAGCGGAAGGCTGGCGGAAGAAATTGTAAAAGTTAAAATTCCTCAAAGAAAAGGAGATCCTATTATTTTCGAAAAGGATGAATTTATCAAGCCAACTTCATCTATGGAAGGTTTATCAAAACTTCGTCCGGCTTTCAGAAAAGAAGGTACGGTCACTGCAGGGAACGCTTCAGGAATGAATGACGGGGCTGCTGCTTTGATTTTAGCAAGTGAAGAAGCAGTGAAGAAATATGGTTTAAAACCAAAAGCCAGAATTTTAGGTTCTTCCGTAGCAGGAGTAGAGCCGAGGATTATGGGAATTGGTCCGGTAGAAGCCACTCAAAAGCTTTTAAAAAGGTTAAACCTTTCTCTTGATGATATGGATATTATTGAATTAAACGAAGCATTTGCTGCGCAAGCTTTGGCTGTAACAAGAAGCTTAGGTTTAAAAGACGATGATGCAAGAATAAATCCAAATGGTGGTGCCATTGCTATTGGTCACCCACTGGGAGTTTCCGGAGCAAGAATCATTGGTTCTGCAGCGATGGAGCTTCAGAAACAGGATAAAAAATATGCATTGTGTACCCTGTGTATCGGTGTCGGACAAGGATATGCAATGGTCATTGAAAAAGTATAATCAATTTGAAAATGAGGTAATTTGAGAATCTGAAAATGTTTAACGGCATTATTCATTTTCAAATTATTCCATTCTCAGATTTTCAAATTAAAAAATATGAACATCTACTCATACCACGGAATTCGCCCCATTATCAAATCTTCTGCCTATATTCATCCGCAGGCGGTGATTATCGGGAATGTGGAAATTGGTGAAGAAGTATATATCGGCCCCAACGCGGTAATCCGTGGGGATTGGGGGAAAATCATCATTAAAGACGGAGCCAACGTTCAGGAAAATTGTACCCTCCATGTTTTTCCCAATATAGAAACGATTTTAGAAGAATCAGCTCATATCGGGCACGGAGCGATTATCCATTCCGGACATATTGGAAAAAACTGCTTAATCGGAATGAATGCAGTGGTAATGGATAAAGCCTATATTGGTGACGAAAGTATTGTCGGAGCTTTAGCTTTTGTGCCTGCCAACTTTAGATGTGATCCCAGAAAACTGATTGTTGGAAGCCCTGCAAAAATTATCCGTGATGTTTCTGATGAAATGATTCATTGGAAAACCGAAGGAACAAAATTGTATCAGGAACTGGCAAGGGAAGGAAAAGAAGCCATTTTACCTTGTGAGCCATTTACCGAATATATTCAGCAGATTCCTACAAAAATTGTTGATTACAGTATCTGGGATGATGTGAAATAAAGATCTCCATCTAAACCCCATAGGTTTTTAAAACCTATGAGGTTTGAATATTAAAACACACAAATGAAGAAAATAAATGTCAAATACAGAAAGCTTTGAATATGGCTATATATATCATATTTATACTCATGCAAATGGAAAAGATTTAATTTTTCGGGAAAATGAAAATTATAAATATTTTTTAAGTAAGCTTTTAAAATACATCATTCCAGTAGCTGAAATATATGCGTATTGTTTAATGCCGAATCATTTTCATCTGTTAATAAGGTTTAAAGAGTCAAACCAAACATTGGCGGAGGATGAGCATAAATATTTAATGAAACAATTTAGTAATTTATTAAATGGTTATGCAAAAGCATATAATAAGAAATACAATAGAAAAGGTTCTCTTTTTTTGGATTATTTAAAGCGTAAAAGAGTGGACGATGAAAAGTATTTGATTAAATTATTTCATTATATCCACAATAATCCTGTAAATCATGGATTTGTTAAAGATATTAATGACTGGAAATATTCATCTTATCATTCTTATATTAATTTGGCTAAAGAAAGTAAAATTGAAAGAAAACAAATGATGACCTATTTTGATACAATAAACGATTTTGTGGAATATCATAAATCAAATGTTGAATATGATTTTCTAACAATAGAATAGAGTTCAATTCAAACCTCATAGGTTT
Coding sequences within:
- a CDS encoding transposase, translating into MSNTESFEYGYIYHIYTHANGKDLIFRENENYKYFLSKLLKYIIPVAEIYAYCLMPNHFHLLIRFKESNQTLAEDEHKYLMKQFSNLLNGYAKAYNKKYNRKGSLFLDYLKRKRVDDEKYLIKLFHYIHNNPVNHGFVKDINDWKYSSYHSYINLAKESKIERKQMMTYFDTINDFVEYHKSNVEYDFLTIE
- the pcaF gene encoding 3-oxoadipyl-CoA thiolase, translated to MNNVYIIDYVRTPISKLQGGLSEVRADDLAAIVIKEVVARNPEIPVEEIEDVIFGCANQAGEDNRNVARMGLLLAGLPYKIGGETVNRLCASGMSAVANAFRSIAAGEGEIYIAGGVEHMTRSPYVMSKPSVAFGRDSQMYDTTFGWRFINPKMKEMYGVDGMGETAENLADIHQINREDQDKFALWSQQKATRAQESGRLAEEIVKVKIPQRKGDPIIFEKDEFIKPTSSMEGLSKLRPAFRKEGTVTAGNASGMNDGAAALILASEEAVKKYGLKPKARILGSSVAGVEPRIMGIGPVEATQKLLKRLNLSLDDMDIIELNEAFAAQALAVTRSLGLKDDDARINPNGGAIAIGHPLGVSGARIIGSAAMELQKQDKKYALCTLCIGVGQGYAMVIEKV
- a CDS encoding PaaI family thioesterase, producing the protein MNPRQIADYMFNQDYFSQWMNIKMIEVKENYCLIEMPIKKEMLNGLKTVHGGVTFAFADSALAFSSNNTGDAAVALNCIINFTKAGKEGDIFRAESVLENDTRKTAVYDIKITNQNNELVAKFVGTVYKIGKKVTEL
- a CDS encoding DUF6624 domain-containing protein; this translates as MRKIVALLFGISTLLINAQQKVNEVLKKDLDDIMKVDQGYRMLFDSEITPEKKEQLLKDLNIDKEEFKKKSWQLVAEHDSLNMQRIESIIAQYGYPGKTLVGEPTNKAAWYVIQHSTKIGKYLPLIKEAGKKKEIPFTWVAMMEDRYLMQKDKEQIYGTQGKGEITKDQDGKQVFVNFVWPVKDPKNVNKRRKEAGFDSTIEESAKRMFGKDFKYVPYTLKQALELRNINK
- a CDS encoding acyltransferase, coding for MNIYSYHGIRPIIKSSAYIHPQAVIIGNVEIGEEVYIGPNAVIRGDWGKIIIKDGANVQENCTLHVFPNIETILEESAHIGHGAIIHSGHIGKNCLIGMNAVVMDKAYIGDESIVGALAFVPANFRCDPRKLIVGSPAKIIRDVSDEMIHWKTEGTKLYQELAREGKEAILPCEPFTEYIQQIPTKIVDYSIWDDVK
- a CDS encoding 3-hydroxyacyl-CoA dehydrogenase NAD-binding domain-containing protein yields the protein MNIGIIGAGTMGVGIAQVAATAGCKVVLFDANAPQIDKALSGLEKTLQKLAEKGKISQEKATEIRSNIAKGEVLQDLKGSDLVIEAIIENKDIKTKVFTELETYVSEDCIIGSNTSSISITSLGAELKNPERFIGIHFFNPAPLMPLVEIIPSLLTEKTLAEKMYNLMKEWGKMPVIAKDIPGFIVNRIARPYYGEALRIVEENIATPQQVDEAMKTLGNFKMGPFELMDLIGVDVNFAVTTTVYKDYFYDPKYKPSLLQQRMSEAKLHGRKTGKGFYDYSEGAEKPVAQKDDALYEQIFLRIISMLINEAVEAKRLGVANDEDIELAMQKGVNYPKGLLSWGKEIGYAKISGTLQNLYEEYQEERYRQSPLLRKL